In Oryza sativa Japonica Group chromosome 1, ASM3414082v1, the genomic stretch atatatatatatatatatatatatatatatatatatatatatatatatatatatatatatatatatatatatatatatatatatatatatatatatatatatatatatatatatatatatacttatacatatagatatatatatatacatatagatatacatatacatatatacatacatacatatatatatatacatacatatatatatatatatatatacatacatatatacatacatatatatatatatatatatacatacatatatatatatatacatagatatatatatacatatatatatatatatacatatatatatatatatatacatatatatatacatatatatatatatatatacatatatatatatatatatatatacatatatatatatatatatacatatatatatatatatacatatatatatatatatatatatatatatatatatatatatatatatatatatatatatatatatatatatatatatatatatatatatatatacatatatatatatatacatatatatatatatatatacatatatatatatatatacatatatatatacatatatacatatatatatatatatacatatatatatacatatatacatatatatatatacatatatatatatatatacatatatatatatatatatacatatatacatatatatatatatacatacatatatatatatacatacatatatatttatttatacatacatatacatatatataattattttttaggttctctATTTATTCAGTAGGTTCTCTAAGGATAGgttctctatttattttttaggttctctAAGGATAGatctatatacatacatatatatatatatatatatatatatatatatatatatatatatatatatatatatacgtatatatatatatatatatatatacgtatatatatatatatatatatacgtatatatatatatatatacgtatatatatatatatatatacgtatatatatatatatatatatatatacgtatatatatatatatatatatatatatacgtatatatatatatatatatatatacgtatatatatatatatacgtatatatatatatatatatatacgtatatatatatatatatacgtatatatatatatatatacgtatatatatatatatacgtatatgtatatgtatgtataaataaatatatatccatatatatatacatgtatgtatatatatatgtatgtatatatatatatatatgtatatggatatatatatatatcaatatatatatgtatatatatatatatatatatatatatatatatatatatatatatatatatatatatatatatatatatatatatatatatatatgtatatacatacatatatatatatacatacatacatatatatacatacatacatacatatatatacatacatatatatttatttatacatacatatacatatatatataattattttttaggttctctATTTATTCAGTAGGTTCTCTAaggatagatatatatatatatatatatatatatatatatatatatatatatatatatatatatatatatatatatatatatatatatatatatatatatatatatatatatatatatatatatatatatatatatatatatatatatatatatatatatatatatatatatatatatatatatatatatacatacatatatatattgatatatatatatatccatatacatatatatatatatacatacatatatatatacatacatgtatatatatatacatatacatatagatatatatatatacatatatatatatatacatatacatacatatatatatacatatacatacatatatatatatatacatacatatatatatacatacacatacatatatatatatatacacatacatacatacatacatacatacatacatacatacatacatacatacatacatacatacatatatatatatatatatatatatatatatatatatatatatatatatatatatatatatatatatatgtatagctaTAAAATAAGGGGGCAACATAGCTaggctgaaaaaaaaatggtcgcGGGAGTCGGCAAGCACGGCATGTCGGCACAAAGGGTTTTGCATTGAGAGCCTCGCTAGCTAAGCAACATCTTCTGGACGACGTCAGTCAGGATTGGATAAAGAGGGGAAAATGGATATGAAAGTAGTACTATATTCATAGTGCAGCATCAACTTATGACGCGTTATAATTGGCAAGTAAATTAGAGGGTGAGATAATGAACCTTGGCACGATGACGAAGAGAAGTTGGAATGGATCTCCTCCCTTTTTGTATTGCGTGTACTGTATCTTAGATTCATTGGCTGGGTCCAACGCACTTTCCCCGGCCTTTATTAAGCTCGGATCCTGTTTACATTGTTTTCAAGCAATCAATCATGGCCCTTAATCACCAAAACAGATCGGTAAACCCTGTTTACATATCGGCCAAGAAAAGGGAGAAGAAACAGTTGCGATCGACTTTTTAGTCCTAGTCATCCGGCTCACACTTAATTGTTTACAATTTTGGGGAGTAATTGATTAGGATTTTTTGGATAATGGACTCCTATATTTAGCTGCCTTcataaaaaagaaagggaaaaacagTGATCTATCAGCAAATGTCAGAAAAGACGGCTGATATGTCGGCCATCATCTCGACGACCCTCTCAATAAACAACCAAATTCGCAGCTTTGCGACTTTACAATTTTAAGAGTATTCATTAGGCGATGAGAGCGGCGTACATTATTGTTGGAGAGACTAATGTTACAGGCGTACCCTATCTATCCGTGCTATAATAAACAACATATGATACGATAGATCATTACCATTCGTTGCACTAGTTAATATTATCCGTCAATGGTTAATATCCGGCAATAATTCGCTCAAGTGTATCGACATATTACGTTATTTCTTATTTAACCTAGTGCCTTGTTACTGTAGTTTTTGCCGTCctctgatttttctcttaagtATCAATTGACTCAAAAACTTGCACGAATAGCCTAAACTTTGCACAACCcgaagaataaaaaaaaaacattagttgAACTCTAATTTTGCAATTCGTCCGTCGTCTGACAATTTTCTTAACCATTAGTCCACACAAAAGTGTATTGTCAAACTAATTTGCTATTTGTCCacgtttgacttttttaacaGTTAGTCAACTAAACTTTTCACAATAAATATCCTAAATTTGCACAACGTAAAAACCTGCAGTTAGTCAACCTGCAGCACAAATTTGGTgtattttttaattgtattttatttttcatttaggATTAACCTAGATTATAGTATATTGTTTCGTATTAGTAAAACTAACTAATATTAGTAATAGTAAATATCCCCTACAATAATGGTCTAACATTTTTTCATATGAtcagaaaataattattattatgtcGCAGAATTCAACCGCCACCAAAACAACATCATCACAACGACAAACCATCGGCCAAAATTGGTCGATGTCATGTGTTACTTGTAAAGTTTGTTCATTGGTCCATTCGCCCATTGTTAGTTTCGTCTCAAATTTGGCTGCTCTCAGTAGTTCAACTTGCCAAAACTTGGGAATATTTTGGTGAACTGAAACAAAGCATGTCAATGGATAAAATGATTCAGAATATGCCTCCATTTATAATGCCTCTGTATAAtttgtttcagaaaaaaaataattccccTGTATAATGGCCTCTTGTTCTTGGAAAATAACACCCAAAATATTTGCTGTGACAAGAACGAGCAAAATCCCCCAAGAAACAGAGAGAGATGCAAATGCAAACATAACAGAGCCAAACAAGACCAGATATGTACTAGTATAATCCCTCGTTCAGTATTCACTGATTGATTAGTTGGGTACATCGGAAATCAAACAGTAAACCCCACTTTTTTACTCACCCATTTCTCCTATACCAAGAttaccatctctctctcttttttttttctagaagaATAAAAGATCATCTACCAACTCTATATATCATATGATCGAACCCTGGAAAAACCCAGCAAGATTGCTACTATTTCAAAAGGATTGATGAATccagagaggaggaaaggaagGCGACCTTCATGTTTGCATCATCCACTCCACACACGACGGTCCACGGTCAAACATGGCACGCCGGCCGGCTGTTCGCCGGCCGGCGACGATCCACCGGCGGCGATCGATCAGTAGCACCGGTAGACGACGTAGTTGTTCCGGCGCGGCTGCGGCCGGTGGCAGATCATGAAGAGCACCAGCGCGATCATCAGGGCCAGCAAGAACCCTTTCGGGTCcagaccgccgtcgccgccgccgctgccgccgtcgtcgtcgttgcaccCCATGCAGCAGCAGGACCCCATGGTTGGTGCTCCCCGGagacggagaagaagaagaagagcccaAGTCTAATTTGCTTCCGATGAATCTTTTGATTTGAGTGTACGGCGTCTTGCTTCGCCTGCGGAGAAAGGAGAGGCGAAATGGTGGCTGTGGCTTTGCTTAGGAGACCAACAAAAAGGAGAAGAGTatatgcagtttttttttcttttttcttgcttTGAGATTGagaatttttttgtttgtttattacTAGGGGTCCAGGATCGATCAAGATGCCGGTGGGGCAGAGACGGCATTGACCGTGTCAaagatgggacccacatgtcaggaggTGTGCTACAGACTACTAGAGGATAGAGAGGTCATAAAAAATTCTTTCTAAAATCCTCGTTGCAATGGTAGAATTTTCtccctcttgtttttttttcatagcttCCATAGGTTAGTAGTAGTTGTGTTGTCGTTTTCAGTTAGTGGTAATTGGAATTCCATGTGAAGATGATGGGTATGGCTTTGGCCCCAACTTCACAGATGACTCTGTTCAAAGTACTAGTCAGTTGACACTTGCTGCGTTTCGTATATCTAGCGGTAGGAGTTTGACCGAAATAGTGAATTAGTCAAAAGAATTTTGTGCATGTGAATATAGCATTAAACCAGTTCTAAGAAACCGCAATATTTGATTGTTTTATAGCCGTTTGATTTTCTTGCTAATGGGTAGGTTTCCAGTTTCTAGTTGATGCGACCAAGTTGCAGTTGAGATATCATAATTTTGTTGTATGACATAGGCTGTGGACCAAATGCTGAAAACCAATCCTTCGGTCCCTACAACCATTGCGACTAAGAAGTCTGATAACAACAGTATTAGAACTATAAAATAAACCTGCAGCATATATAGAGTATTTGAAGATTATTGGCCAAAAAAGtggcttatcaaattttggtaaagttaccaaaaaagtggctacatttaatCTGCTACCAAATTCTGGtaattatataagaaatcatgtcAAAAGTTTGGtaagttatcaaaatttggtaaggttttttttgcattaaagtgaacaggccctatgaTATACGCGGAATATGAAAGGAAACCAAGTTTTCATAACAAATGTGGTTACAAAGAGACAAATAGATGTTGGACGGACCAGAACGAGGCCAACATGACACGGGTGGAAATATTTCTCTGGCCGAAACCATTGTACAACGGTCAGACTTAGAACGCTAACTGATATAAGCACATAGCAGAACAAGATATACAGTATTTAcgtcttttaaaaaaaacgcaatggaaacaaaacaaaataactgGTTCACAACGTGTTGCTGTTCATTTAGAGTTGAAGATTTTTGCAAGCATACACAAGCATGTCAACTGTCAAGACCAAGGAATTCTGTGAAGCTTGGATACTTGGGCTCCCAACCAATCTCAGAACGAGTTCTCGAATTCTCCATCTTCTTACCCAGTGGACCATCTGTACCTGCAGTTAAGGCAGAATGAAGATTATGCAATAGATGCGAATGCCTGTGGAgtaaaatataagcataaatGAACATGTAGAATACTAACCAGTAAAACCTTGGAACTTCGTGTCAAATTTTCCACTTCTGTTAACAGAGTCCATTATTTCTTGCCTGAAAAGTTGAAGTAAATTTTGTTTCAGTTGACAGACCCGTTCAGCTATTAGTGCAGTCATGATACACAGCTAAGTGGACGTAGGAAACAAATAATTAGTCAAAACAAGTAGCCTAGCACTGACCTGGAAAGAGGCTTATTGTCACAGCCCAAAAAGATTCGACCCCTGTGTCCCTTTTTCATTATGGCAATTGCAAGGGAAGCAGCATCCTGCAAATAATTACCACAAAGAATTACACCAATACTAACAGCTAATTAAACAGCCATCATAGCCACCCCATGCAATGAACATGAAAAAGCCCATGGGGAAACACGATGATATAAAGACCCCGtatggcacagctccagctcccgctCCTACTTACctagagctagagctgtgccaaagtACAGATTCTCTATTTTTTGGAGCAGAGTTGGCAAGGCTGCTCCACAAATTTGTAATacgggggtggagctgggtttttgctgctccacagctccactccaccccaaaagacccactaccctttaattttttttgatgtATTACCAAAAAAATGCCACTAAACTACCCCTAAACTCCTCCTCacattctctctcctcccatcctCCCATCATCTCTAGCGAGATCCGGCGGCAACCGGCAGCGGGCAggctggcggaggcggcgcacggCCTCGATGGCGGCACGCGGGCTAGCGGCAGCacgcggcctcggcggcggcgcgagggctgGCCGACAGCGCGGGGGCTGGGTGCCGGGCGATGGCGCGCGGGCTGGtggcgtcgacggcggtggACACGAGCGgcgggcagcagcagcatgggcTGGGTGGTGGCAGCGCACGGGGTGACCAgtggcggtgccggcggcgggcgtcggcggtggtggtgcacAAGCTGACGGTGGGGCGACGCTAACcaagtgttcgacgaaatgACTACAGGGGACGTGGTGGTGTGAAGCTAACAAGTCTAGCCAAACACTTTCACAACCACCTTAGCTCCTATAGGAGCTAGCTCCCActggagttggagtttggagctctaccaaacgggGCCAAAGAAGACAATTGGTCAAACAGATCCCTAGGCCCTTTAGATATGCCATAAACATCAGACCTtcgaattttgaaattttatctCTCCCAAAACAAGTGCAAAACTGTTGTTTCCTGCAGAGAAATATTGCTTACAGTTTTGCGTCATTCcagttttttcttaaaaaaagaaaagaaaactgctaTTGAAAAGATAACAAGTTGTGTCTTTAATTCAATGACCATGGGCTGGAAACTGTTTGTAAAAATACATTTTGTTATTTTTCACGTTAACCCAAATGCTCAATAGATATTTCTAACTAAATTATATTGGACATATTGACTCTTTTGCTTGAAATATAGCTGAAATGCCACACCAGCTCTGTTGTTTTGCTCCCTAGAATAAACTAACCTTCCTCCAAGTCACGTGCAATCTAAAAAATGGACTATCAATATCACGATGttcccattttttttattaatgtggGATAATGATTATTTCTGATTAATGTAGGACTCTTTGCCTAGCTTGTTTCTAGGACCAAGCAAGTGACTCTTGGGAGATATCCAattactatatactccctccgtttcttgACACCGTTGaatttttagcacatatttgaccgttcgtcttattcaaaaacttttgtgaaatatgtaaaactatatgtatacataaaagcatatttaacaatgaatcaaatgataggaaaagaattaataattacttaaattttttgaataagacgaacagtcaaacatatttaaaaaagtcaacggcgtcaaatatttagaaatggagggagtataatctaAAATGTTATGTGAGAACAGTATTTCTTTTCTTCGATATTTTGGGTAGTTTACAGCTATTTGTATTAGGATAATGTAGTGATAACTACATATTTAGGAGTATATATAAGGTCATGGAAACCCCTCATGAGTTCATAAAACCAGAGATCGAAATATACAATAGAAAGCAACCAAAACATAAGATACAGAATAGTAGGTTGAAAAGTTCTTTCCTAGATTACAATAATAAGATATATTGCAACTTAATTTAGACTGTCGAATGTATCTCAACGcactataaattataaaatggaATTGCATATGCTTTTATACAATCAAACAAGTTAGATCTAAATTATAAAAAGTACCAACTATGTATGGTAAGTAAACCCAAGTTCCACAGTTGTGATCACAATGCAAATGATACGACAGATAAAGAAAGAACAGCATAACAAGACATATAACTGAGATAAACTTGCAGCTCATTACCTCATAATGAATTTGATTGATAATATGATCTGGTCGTGTGTCCAAAGTTCCTTTCctcaaccaaaaaaaatgaGCACCTCTATCTATTTTGTGTGTCCAAGTCAAGGAAACGTTGTATCAGTTCTCTTCATACCAATGTAAAAGAACTTGCGTTAATATTGCTTGCACTTTAGAACAACAAATAGTCATCAATTGAGGATATATAGAGTCCTGCTAGCCTGAGGACACAGCCTCCTGCCTCAAGAACAACATTCTCTGCTTTTAGAAGGACGTCAGTACGAGGGCTTCTGCCAATTGGCACAGATGGGCAATCCTACATAATGGGAGGAATAATTATGgttaaaacaaaaacaataaagTTTTTCAACCgtcaagaaaaaatatttagagtTGCATAATATGGCTTGTGgatacattgttttttttttaatgtcacTAGAACTTCTATAAATGAAAAGAGCCAAAAAGAAAAGTATGGAAGACTTCACAGCTACAATCTGCAGGCTTGTGGGGATACCTCATTGCACAATTCGTTGTCACTACAATCGTACAGAGCAGTACTTGATGTAAAAACGAAAGAGCCTTCACCAGTCCAATTTGAGGCAGCTACTCTGCACGCATTTTCTGAAATAAGAATACATCACATGTCCATGTATGCGTTTCGATTAGTGCAAGATAGATGAATGGTTCATATCATTGGAATGGAACTATTACAACAATGATTCAATAATATTTTGTTCTGGAatggttctttttttcttgaatACGCAAGAGAGTTGCGTATCATGGTTCTGGCCTTCAAGGAAAAGAATTCAAACCCCTCCTCTCAAAAAAGAAACTTACACCCACAAGCAAATGTTGCCAGAGGCATATTCATTAGCAAAATACCACTATACACTATAAACACAAATTTGGATAGTTTATgtgttaaaaagaaaataaatgttTAGGAGTAACCAATGGACCTTAGCCATTAGGAACTCACATGATACCAGAAGGTAGGATGATACTGTTAACAGTAATATAATCATGGATTCATCATTATAATCGTACTCATTTACCTCACATCCCCAGGGTAATCATCCGAACGAGATGGGGGAGCACAGAAAATAACATATGGAACCTTCTGAGGAAAAGTGGATCCCTTCAAGGAGGGAATGATGCCAATATTCGACAATTCGTTGTGGTGATCTGTGCTTGCGGTCTGGCCAAAAACTTTGCATCCTGGATGTTCCTACAGAGTACGGACAGTGTACATTATTATTGTACTCAATTAAACGAATTAACAGTGCGGCATCATTTTTTTATGTTAATCAGAagattaaatattaaaaatccTAGTATTACAGAAGCAACAAAAGTAGATACGCCATTttgaaccaaaaaaaatattatgctcCACACGATGAAAGAGGAATATGGTTTTCGAAGTTTAAACCAATAGGAGACACAAGGTAAATAACTGAGATAGAGTATAACAATCGGGCAATCTGATAATAATACCTCCTGCCATTTCTCAGCTACCAGTCGACCAAGCACTCCAGGGCCAACAATCAGCAAATCGTTCTTGCCAACAATGTCGGAGCCAGCCATCTTGACCCCTGTATCATCAGACACCCCTGGATTGGAAGTACCAAAACCCAAGTAACAAAGAGTCATCAAATTGCAAGCCCATCTCGTTCCCATGCACCCTCACCCTCACCATGGTACATGGTACCGCAAACATAGGAGAACAAGATAATCCgaggtggagagagaaagagagagatgtgGTTACCGAgaaccgcggcggcggggcgagggcgagggcggcgcgagaggaggaggaggcgaggtgcGCGGGCAGCTGCGGTGGAGAGGTTGACGGAGAagggggcggtggtggtggagacggGTCGAGGTCGAGAGGTCGGTGTTGGGGTGGCAAGCAggctggagacggcggcgccgcccatcGCGCGGCGGGCGGTGGTCGCCGGGAGGAAGCAGGGACGGAGGTGAGGGGATCGGATCAGGCAAACGGAGGAGAGTGGATTGGAGCAGAGACAGAAATGAAGGCCCGGCTTGCACAGTTGAGTGGGCCAAGAGCCCAACACTGGCCAGGACCTGATAATAAGATTACTAGGACTACTTAGCCCTATCTGAGAATCCGCTGGTTGGCAACCAGCTTCTAAGAATATGGAGAAGCTACTAAACCCAGctttattttctgaattctaCACCCACAaattctcataatataagtgACAATCTGGACCGTTGAGGTGGTAGATTCTGGGATAAGTTGTAGCTTCTATAAActtccccaaacaggcccttagtttGGTGAGACCAAGCGTTTGTTCATGTGGTTAGTGTCACCGGTGGGCATGCTGCCCGCGAGCGTCGAACGATACGCTTGTGCTCACCcgagggtttttttttccctctttcccTGGACACACTTCGGTTGGTCCCAGTAGGTATATGGGTACACATACCGACATACGTGTGCACGTTGTACTGCACGTTTCCCGTGCACTGATGCTACAATCCTAGCATGTGTTAGGGACGTGCATGTGTAAGTGtggtgtgtgtttgtgtgcgtCCTGGATTGTACTCtctcaaaaaaataattagtttaGTAACTTCGATTTTATGGTTTTGGgtttgttcactttgatgacaAAATTaaccattcaattttttttattttggtagGATAGAAGTGTGTGGCTGTTGTTTGCTGTATTTAGATATGGTAGAGGATTTGAGATGTATTTAGATTGTTACCTTGCTAATCTGACTCAGCTTATTGCGTTTTCCTAATGACCAAGCTGTTGTTTCAGCTCAATAGCGAGCTTAACAAGGAGTGCATATGACAACTATCAACATTTCAACAACCCATGGGCAAACTTGCCAGCTCAAATACAACACTCCGATCTTCAATTACACATGAAGCACTCCAAAACAACAAAGCCTAGTCAGACACCCAATGATCCAAATACCTAATCGCGATCATATTATCCTCCCAGTCTCCCTCATCCCTCAAACGCTATTCTCCATGAAGACAGAGAACATAACCCTAGCCATTGGCCATATTGCGCCTCCAGCTCATGCTCGTTCTCGTGCACCCTCTATCTCGTGTCACCGTCGTCCATCCGGCTCCCAGGTCCTAGGCTTGCAAGTCCTTCACGATAGTGCATCCTAACGCCCTCATGGCCGCACAACCTTATCCTAACCCACCCGTCGCTGTTAATATCGGTGAGGTCGCGCCCAATGCCTCATGCATAGGCGACATCATATCCTTGTTTACCATGGAGGAGGAATGTGTTGGCTCGCGAGCtaaacaagctagctagctcgaaTTGCCAGTGGAGCTAAGCCGAGCCAAACAGAAAATCTAACTCGTTATCTTAACGAGTCAGGCCAGCTTGATATCTTAGTTACAGTAGGTCTTACGATTTGTTGCAAGGACATGTCAGTCCAAATCTATGACATAAAATATTTGTCTACATTATTTATGTGGTTTATGTCCCCagtataatttattttcatattaaACCAAAGATGCTTTTAGTATGAGTTTGTAAGAAAAACTATTACACGGAGCCGCTAAGCATGCACATCATACTCACGTTCCTAAATGTGCCTTCTAACGCACGTTTAAATAAATGGAGGCCACTAAATTCTTAGCATCACTAAGTTTCTTCCTCATTTTGCGGGAAGATTACCATCCTACCTTATTTaagagaaaatccatgaaatgccattgacaagcactctaatcccagaaatgccattgacaaacgCAACTTCCtcaaaatgccatcgtacaagcgTTTTTCTCCCTAAAATGCCATCACAGCCATAGTGCTGTTAACTCCTCTCCGTTAAGTTGTATGAAAAGACATTCTTACCCCTGGGCAACCTTTGTGCTAAAACAACATtattttgtattgtttgctcacAGAACATTATTTTGAATTGATGCATATTTAAATTCACAGACGTGTATTATTTTGCTATCAatcaaattatttcaaaattaaattcatAAATTTTGGCATCAAAATTATTTCAGAAATTTTGCTATCAATTATCAGGGTTGTGATATGAGCAAAAATAGGGGCATCAATTATCAGGGCAACACACACAGAAAGTACCAATCATGATCAACATGAATTTTCACAAAATAAAGGGTTCACAATACTTAGCATCACAACCCAATATCACAGAAAGTACCAATCATGATCAACATGAATTTTCACAAAATAAAGGGTTCACAATACTTAGCATCACAACCCAATATAAAGAGTACTTAGCATCACAACCCAATATAAAGGGTTCACAGTACTTAGCATCACAACCCAATACAAGAGTACTTTGCATGCATGCTTAATACATCTTAGTTCAGACAATACATGTGACAGTAAGAAACTCAATCAATTATTCTCCTCTTGCTTCTAGTCCCCATTGCTGGACTACTCTTCTTGCTTCTAGTTCTCGTTGCTGGACTGTCCTGTG encodes the following:
- the LOC4325727 gene encoding uncharacterized protein isoform X1, giving the protein MGGAAVSSLLATPTPTSRPRPVSTTTAPFSVNLSTAAARAPRLLLLSRRPRPRPAAAVLGVSDDTGVKMAGSDIVGKNDLLIVGPGVLGRLVAEKWQEEHPGCKVFGQTASTDHHNELSNIGIIPSLKGSTFPQKVPYVIFCAPPSRSDDYPGDVRVAASNWTGEGSFVFTSSTALYDCSDNELCNEDCPSVPIGRSPRTDVLLKAENVVLEAGGCVLRLAGLYKIDRGAHFFWLRKGTLDTRPDHIINQIHYEDAASLAIAIMKKGHRGRIFLGCDNKPLSRQEIMDSVNRSGKFDTKFQGFTGTDGPLGKKMENSRTRSEIGWEPKYPSFTEFLGLDS
- the LOC4325727 gene encoding uncharacterized protein isoform X2, yielding MGGAAVSSLLATPTPTSRPRPVSTTTAPFSVNLSTAAARAPRLLLLSRRPRPRPAAAVLGVKMAGSDIVGKNDLLIVGPGVLGRLVAEKWQEEHPGCKVFGQTASTDHHNELSNIGIIPSLKGSTFPQKVPYVIFCAPPSRSDDYPGDVRVAASNWTGEGSFVFTSSTALYDCSDNELCNEDCPSVPIGRSPRTDVLLKAENVVLEAGGCVLRLAGLYKIDRGAHFFWLRKGTLDTRPDHIINQIHYEDAASLAIAIMKKGHRGRIFLGCDNKPLSRQEIMDSVNRSGKFDTKFQGFTGTDGPLGKKMENSRTRSEIGWEPKYPSFTEFLGLDS